The segment TCCCCTGGGGCCTCCTGGACTGCCCCTTGGCTTAAGGCAGGGCTAAGCACAGGGCTTTTTATAAGTCCCGGCAGACCTGGGCTTCAGATCCCACCTCTGCTACTTATCAGCACAGTCGGAGACAACGCTCAGGAAGAGAGACAACACAGGTTTGTTTGATGAAATGAATGGCCATCCACAAGTGCCGTGAGCCTCAGTGTCCACATCTGCAAAGCGGGACAGTCAAACCTGCCTCTGAGCTTGTGGGAAGGGTCCATCTCGGGGCCAGGCAGCCAGGGAGGGCTGGGCACCGGGCTGACGGTGACGGCTGTGCTCACACCCTCGGCCACTGTCCCCCGACCACACTGCTCCGCGGTGcccatctccccaccctcctccccaccccagtgtGGTGACATCCTTGAGGGCAGGGTTCTGCCTCTGCCATCCTGTCTTGTTTGTACCCCTgtctccagcccagcccagcccacactGATGCCCAGGTCAGCTGAGGAAATGGTCTGGTTCCCAGGGATGGGGACACACTGAGGACGCACCTGGTCACTGCGGGAGACCCCGTAGCGCAGCTCGTTGACGAAGTGCTCGCAGTTATCGCTGGTCAGCTTGTAGAGAACTTCCCGGCCCACCAGCTCCTCCGCCTGCTGGACAATTTTGTTGGCAGGCAACGGCGAGTACTTGCCATCGTGCTTATTGTTGACCTGGTACGGGTCTCTCCCGGCCACGTCGCACAGCCGATCCTTCTTCACTATGGCCTTGTCGGTCAGCACAGACATGGCACTGGCCATACCAGCTCCCGCGATTTCACCTATGGATTCAGGATGAGAGACAGCGGGATTGGTCCTGAGCCAGCCCACAGGGGCTCAGAGCAGCCCCAAGCCTGGCATCCACCACATCCACAAGGGGATGAACAGATGTGAGAGGGCCACAGCTGTGTGGCTATGAATAAGGCACTTATGGTCTCcaggccttggtttccttatctgaaatgAGGAGGAGTAAAGTTCCATGATTTGTTGTGATTATTTTTAACCTAGAGAAGCTGGCCTCGTACACCCTCTTGATTGTGCAAATATGGGCCCTGAGCACACCCACCTCCTTGGAGGAATAGAGTGTGAACTTTCTGTGATCCTAAAAATGCTACACTTCCTTGACACATACAAAGCTGATTACTGCAGACAAGGTAGATGGATTTGCAGAAGTGGATCCTATCCTTCTTAGAGCAAAGGGCCCAAAACCCCACAGCTGCTCCCAGAGGTGTGACACCAGGGAGGTCCACGGGTAGGGGCTGGAAGAGGCAACACATTTCCAGAAATGAAACTGCCTTGAAGCAAGGGATTTTGGCTCAGTAGAAGGACCAGGAGAGTTGGGAGGGAAAGCTGATGCCAGCACAGAGATTGGGCATACCTCCTGAGTCAGCCAGCCTACACCGTGTGGGGAGGGGCAAGCTTTGGGCAGGATGGCTGAAGAGATGGGCTTGCACGATGGAGGCGGACCCCAGGGAACTTCACAGAGGAGGCTCACTGTCCCTCAAAGAGTTTCTGTGTCCCTGCCGTGATCGGGAACCCCCAGGGCTCTTCTCAGCAGGGGAAGCATCCTATCACACTGGGCAGGACCCATCTTCCACTGTAACACCACGTGACAGCCACAAGCAATGGCAAGGGGGTCTGATCAGAGTCCAGGTCCTGTTCTGCTAGGCTTTCCAAAGAGGACTAAACCCCTCTGCCCTGAGTATAATCCTGAGATTTTAGAAAATCAGAAGAATTCAGACTTGCTACTAATAGGGCACGAGGTGCTTGAGGATTCAGGGAAGTAAATAAAAGATGGTGCTGTGTTTGAGCCCTGAGACTGTGGAAAGGCTCAGTGTGGTGACTGGATCAGGGGAGCTCCTGAGACCCATCCACCTGCAGCCCCTAGGCACGTGGGTGGCCGGGCTGGGACTGGGGCAAGGCAAGCAAGGTGCCTGGAGCACAGAATTTTGGGAGGTACCGACTCTCAGGGATGCAAGTTCAGAGTCAACACCTAAGAGTGAGGGCTTCCTTACACTTCACACCCTGGGTGCCACCCTGGTGAGTGAGTGCACAGGCTGACAGTCAGAAGCTCTGGCTTCTGGCTCCGTCACTGAATGGTCTTGACATGTCACTTAACTTTGCCGAGCCAACACTGGGAGTCCACAAATACCAGTTAAGATGGATTCACAAACACATCAATATAGgaatttaaagtttcttttaaaagaattattttactttttaaagttagtCTACTAAAGAAAATACCAATTAAATAATTGGAGAGAGGGCACAAGGATATGGCAAGCAATCAGTGACTAAATTTGGGGAAACCTCAGACTTGACAGTATAGCAGCATGTGTAAGGGCAGGGAATAGAGAGTCAGATAGCCAGGGTTTGAGTCCCACCTCCACGACTTTcctgctatgtgaccttggacaagtggcTTAATTTCTCTGAGTCCCCAGTTCCTTGTAGAATAGGGTCAGTAAGTTCTACCTGTGCCTACAGTACTGGACGGGGAGCTGCAAGGATTAAAGAAACCGACCAGGTAAGGTGCCTCcaccagtgtctggcacagagtgagTGCCCAGCAAGTGTCCGCGCTCATTAGTATTGGGTTGTCCTCTAAGCTTCCTTTCAACTCCAATTTCCACCGTTTTCTCAGTAGCAGGAGGTCAATCCTCCTTGCCTCACCTATTCCACGGGGTTCCTGTGAAGCTcgagtgagaaaatgcagatagAAGCATATTTCCCTTTAAGGAGCGTCACTCACCCAATGAAGGGTGTCACACCTGTCCACCCAGATCCCCTGTCATGCCTTTCCCTGCTTCCTGTCCAGCAGTTACACCCACTCAGTGCAGTCAAGCAATACTGAGGCCCTACTACGTGCCGGGCCTTGTCCAAGGTGCTGAACACAGACATGAACTAGACGGCGCACCTGCCCTCAACTGGTTTACACTCTGGTGAAAGGACACTGacgaggaaaaaatagaaaaaaaataacacactTTCAGGTACTGAAAATGCTATGGAGAAGATTAAGGGAAGTCACATAGGAGAGGATGACCAGGGGAGGCTGCTCTCACTCGGGGTGGGGAGGGCCACGCCCAGAAACAGGCGTTTGAATTGAGACTTGGACGATGAAGAGGAGGCAGCTGTGCTGAGAGCCAGGAAAGAGCATCACGAGGGAAAGAAGGCAGAGCCAAGGCAAGGACCTCGGGGAGGAAGGCACGTGGCATGCCTGAGGCTGCGAGGAGGCCAATGTGGCTGAAGTCTAGAGAcccaggaggagaaagaggaagcttCAAGAAGGTCAGAGAGGCAGGTAGAGGCCAGACCACGCCAGGCTCACAAGCCACAGGCCAGATCTGAAACTTATTCTACGTGTGATGGAAAAGCCAGTCGAAACTAAAAGAAGGCGAGTGACTTAATCAGATTGATACTTTGGAATGATCACACTGGCTGCCCGGTGGAGGCAGGGCTGACCGTAAGTGGACAAGAGGCAGAGAGACCAACCAGAAGCTTCAGTAGCATCAGGTGAGAGAGGATGGTAGCTTACCCCAGGGCACAGCAGTGGACATGCTGAGAAGTGATCAGATTGGGGGTCTGTTTTGGAGATAAAGCCAATAGGATTTCCTGCTGGATTAGACGTGGGGTGAAAAGGATCAAGGATGATGCCTAGACTTCTGGTCTAAGCAGCTGGATGGTATTGTCCGCTGGAGCCCTCCATTTGGGGTGTGTCAAGTTCAACGGGCCAGTCAGATACCCAAGTGAAGATGCCAAGTCATCAAGAGGTTACACACATCTGAAGCTGAGCAGGGTTAAAATCAAGTTAAGGTAATGGTCTAAGGGAGACATCGACAAATGCAAGGTGTTAGAAGCCAGGGGACCGGATGAGGGAGGAGTGAGGATTAGGGGTATGGGAGAGGAGGAGCCCCCTAGACACAGGAGGCCAAGAAGGAAGGGCCCagtgggaaaggaagaaaggcagcACCAGGTGAAGAGCATAGAGAGGCCACTCGTGTTAAATGCCGCAGAGACGCCAAGTAAGCCGTGACCGGGATATTGATTGTATTGATGTAGCCTTGATAAGAGCTGCTCCAGGAGGAGAGTAAATACTCGCTGGTGGAGGGAACAGAAGAGAGGATGGGAAGTGAGGAACGAGCAGGGGCCAAGGCAGGCAAGAGGGCTGCTCCATGGGAAGTTAGCTAGAGAGGATGTGAGGTCGAaggggtgtttgtttgttttatcagtGGGAGATATTCCAGTGGTTTCTAGGCCAACAGGAATAATacagaattattattaatttgagGGCACAGTGCTTGTGAAAGTAAGAGAAGGGGGTCCAGGGTCCACACCTAAAGGCTGGCTTTTAAAATAAGGGCAGGGGCACATTTGCACTGTAACAGGAGAAAAGGCAGATTACGTGGTTCTAGATGTTGGTGGTTTGGTTGAtcaggggtggggatggtgacatctttctgatttctctatAAATACAGGGTGAGGTCATTCATTTTGCTACCATTCTGGGTCAGCAAAAGACACATCCAAGAatgtccacagcagctgcacaCAGAGCAGCCCACTAATGGAAGCATCCAATGCCCATCAGCAGAAGAATAGATAACAAACTGGGCGATGTCCATATAACCGAGGACACGCAGCGGTGGAAAAGTAAGAACAACACAGATGACCTCACAGGCCCAGGGAAAGAGCAGAACACAAAAGAGCACAGGCTGTGTGATTCCTCTGCTCTGAAGTTCTACAACAAGCACAGCTAACCTACAGCAGGAGAACCTAGAAGCGTGGTTGCCTCTAGGGAGGGAGACAGCCTATTGAAGAGGCACGAGGGGGTCTTTTCAGGGAGTGGAAATGGTCTAGATCTTGATCCGGTCATTGTCACATGGatggatacattttttaaaattcactgacTATACACTTGACAATATTGTGCCCTTTACTGTATTTCGGTTATACCTCAGTTTAAGTAAAAAGTTTGACAAAACGGGTGGGGAATTCTCCCAATAATCCTGCACATTAAGGATTCTTAATGtcagtttacaaatgaggaaaccaaggctggaGAGTGAAAATGGATTCACGGCCAAGTCTACTGTCCAAATACCTGTGCCCTTCCCAGGAGATCTGCACTTCAGGATCAAA is part of the Kogia breviceps isolate mKogBre1 chromosome 7, mKogBre1 haplotype 1, whole genome shotgun sequence genome and harbors:
- the LOC131760157 gene encoding phospholipase A and acyltransferase 3-like; this encodes MRAPVPEPLPGDLIEIFRPIYRHWAVYVGNGYVIHLAPASEIAGAGMASAMSVLTDKAIVKKDRLCDVAGRDPYQVNNKHDGKYSPLPANKIVQQAEELVGREVLYKLTSDNCEHFVNELRYGVSRSDQVRDAIMAAGIAGVGLAAMGLIGIMFSRNKKQKQ